The DNA sequence CACGTAATGCAACAATCCACAAATCACAACATAAATTCAAAGGAGCGACATCCCAGTAAAATCAAAGTAAATAATGCTGTCACCTTTTCCAAACTGAGCTGTTCTTGCTGGATGATTTGCTTCTGCTCTGCTTTCTGAGGGTCGTGATGTGACGAGCGTGACACCCGAAGGCGGTAAAGACAAGAGGAGAAGAAAAGTGATGGAAATAAGTGGTgacaagagaaacagaaaaaaagaggttGCCTGGAGTTCATTCAGTAACATTGGTGGGGGATTAAAATtactacatttttttattataagaaATACATTTAGGATCTGACGTTTGTTGCATTAAAAGGTTATCGTCTTAGGGTTAGGTTAAACTTTGAACCACATAATTTAAGCtgaaaagacataactcttgcTTTCATGTGTTTATCTCCTATGGAATCATGTAAACATTTAATTCTTTAAATCATCAGTCAGTGGGTAAAACCCCCTTTGAAACAGGTTATTTAAGCTTTGATCTGGATTTTTATAATTAcatatattttctgtttagcAAAGTAGAATAAATGGCAAAGATCCAGGCAAACCTTTGTTAAAATATGGGGTACAGTTTTAGCAAGTTTTCCCCTTTTTAATCTTGAGAAGTTATGGTTTAGATGAGATTTTTATCAATTATAAACAGGAAGACTGACCTGTCCAGATATAACAGGGATCTTGGTAGAGACTGgagtttgtttggttttctttctggGGTCCTGAAATGTGACCACCTCCACTTTGTCTTCCAGCTGGATGCTTGAACCTGTTAAATTACAGTAAATGATCATCAGAAAAATAATCTGCAGATGCTAATTAGGAATGGGAAAATAATTACAGGGGTTCTGCAAATTTTAGATCAATTTAAGACTTAATTTTTAGCCCTTTTAAAAGGCCTCTGTGGTGTAAATATTAGACATAGGCAAATTACACATAgcttttaaaagtaaattaacTTAAAGCCTTACTTACTAACATACTTTTTAACTTAAGCAAGTTAAATATGACTTTTATCactttagtttgtgtttttcagcTTTGCCAGGTGACTCCAGTACAGGTTTTGGCGATCAACTGAAATCCCCGTCATCCACTTCAGGTCAAATCTTGGTTAATATTCACTTTTTTCTTGATATGGGAACTGGTAGTAAATACCCAGCAAGAAAATTTACAGTTTAATTCTTCAAAGAAACTTCAATAAACCagtttaaaaagtatttctgggatTTTGTGGGGAAGGCTTCAATCCCAGATGTTCCTTTCAACAGGGATGTTTGCTACCCTTCACTATGGGCTTTGTAGTTCAAGTGACAATAAAAAATGCCTAAATTCATCTGCTGGACTACAAAACATGTAATGAATGAATGCTGCCAGTGCATTTCTGGGGGGAAAAAAGCaatcaaaaaccaaaaacaatctTCGATAGAGCaagcaataaataaacattcaacTTTAAGACCCAACTAAAGCTCATTCAGCAGTCAGTTCATACAGAAAAACCTGGAGACATTTAAGATTAACAAATGTAAGACTTCAAGACCTTGTATTTAGGAACTAATTGTAAAGTTTCACcttttatttcagtgtttggTTGCTGCTCTGCACCTCTGTAAACCTCAGCTTCTCTGCAGGTTTCCTTCGCTGTATGAAGTTCCACTTCTTCCTCTTGTTCTTCGCATCTTTttcgttttttctttttctgggttttgagattcttttttttttctgatcctgcaacaaaaataaaaactacaaactTGAAACAGATCTAACTAAATCATTGGAACATCTTGATGAGGTAAATTGACTAACTTGATTTTTGATTAAAGTTAGAAACACACGATGAAGATGCTGATACCAAACCACTGCATGCCAGATAATACCTTACTTTATTGAACACATTAAAACTTAAATACAACAGGACTGTCACACATTGGGCATCTGGGTCCATAAACTACAGCACTGCTCCATACTGATGGAAGCTCTACATAAACATGTGATCTTTAATTCGGTCATAAGGCATTACTGTGTGCTTTAAATCAGCTCACataatgaagaaaaacagcttttggtgTTCATATTTTAGTCAAGAATTGTACTGCAACTAGCCCTAACCCTAATTTTCCTCACTCTTCACCTTTCTTCACCATCATCATAATGACCACATCACTATGAGACATAGAAAGTCCATCCAACTGTCTCAATTTATTATTGCCAAGATGAGGCCCCTGAAATGTTATAGCCACCCAAATATTGCATTTTTTGCTGCAATACTGCAAACACTAAATCTGCAATGTTCACTGCAGAAAGCTTGACGGGTTCAGGCTTAGACATCATTATAGAAGCTATATAATCTGGAGGGAAGGGGGCTCCAACTAAAGCCGCTGGTGCTCTGCATCAAAGATGTGTCAGAATGCCATCTGGGCACATTTATCTGAGGGGAGATCCCAGGACAGACAAGGAACTTGGTGGAGAGACTACATATTCCTactggcctgggaatgctttGAGACCCTCCAGAATAAGCCAAGAGTGCTACTGGTAGGAGAAAGGTTTGGATTCACTTCCTGAGTCTCGTACCACCACAGCCTGATCTAAGAGAAagagaagatagatggacacaGGGACCGATGGGGAAAAAAGAGGGGTGGATAAATGTATGGTAAATGGGTGGGTGTggtgatggatagatggaaggcCTGTAACCTCTACAAACTGATCTCAAATAAGCAGAAGAGGGAGGATGGAAGAAAGGATTTTACATTTTGGGCTTGTTACCTGATCTCAGATAAAAGGGAAGAAGGGAAGGAAGGGTTACCTCctgggagggagggagggatggatggatggatggatggatggaggacatGACAGAAAAACTGTCCATTCATTTAGGTATCCGTCATAATGTTTGTGTGTAATGTTAAGGGTCTAAGCAGCACATGCAAATATTCTGATATACCGGTATAAATAATGCGCAGACTATGTAGCCTTTtataataagaaagcaacatgAATAAACTCAacaacaaaatttgaaaaatttgCTCAAGTCTCGAATACGCCCTATGTACTCATGTATGTGTTAACATGATTATGGTAACTATAACAACATGATTGTACTTTAATAACCAGTTTTTATTAAATGGGATATGTGAAGGATTTTCTTTCTCTTATCCCTGATTAAATTGAGCTTTTTTAGTAAAGAAAACTATGAGTTACTAGTCGGTTTCAATTAGTTTGACATTAGGATTTGTTAAAGTACAAAATgagataaaaatgaaacatttttgttctttCCGTTAGTTTTCTTGCATAACGCAGAAACAGCAGAGCTTTAAGCGGCTAACAGAGCTAGCATTCGCTCATAAAGCTTACCAAAATCATAAAGTGAATCCAGAACCCGCTCCAGGAACAAACAGTCCTCATCTTTCCCCCCGTCCATATCTGAGATAATTCTGGGAAGGTGAACTTACGAAACTtataggaaaacaaaaaatgtatttgctagcttgtttttttctgaatgacAACACACGTGACAACACACAACGCGGAACACACCACCGTAAtgatccttcttcttcttcttctgtgttatttttttggcagttggcaaataacgttatgatgtgcattaccgccaccgactggtatggagtgtggttcttcatggttttaaatcttatttactgttacaacaatcaaattctatttattaatttagtgcttttaaaaaatctaattataatttgaatatgcttgctacctaaacttctttgcaaagtatctctcaaaatacaattttctttaatacctacaaattctctccttaaaattgttctttcttgttcatatttctgacacttcaatattacatgttctattgtttcctcctctccacaataatcacattttcctgtattatgtttctttatcttgaacaatgtagaattaagtcctgtatgtcctagtcttaatcttgtaattaatctttcctcttttctactccttcttcctgttcttacttctcctactatcttgttgattctgtaaaaccatcttcctttcttttcttcatcccaccttttttgccactctttcctgattctctgtttaattatatttcttgcctctgacctactaatatttattataaagctaatgttgttttgtgttgccttctttgccatcctgtccgccttctcattccctctaactcctacatgtgctggtacccataaaaacactattattaatcccattctttgtattctgaataaagtatgttttatttccaacaaaatgtctggtctaccctctgaatgattatgttttaaacttaataatgctgaacttgagtctgaacaaatgattgtttttaatggttttatatcctccacccactgcactgctaacaatatggctaataattctcctgaatatactgataatccatctgtaattcttttt is a window from the Girardinichthys multiradiatus isolate DD_20200921_A chromosome 15, DD_fGirMul_XY1, whole genome shotgun sequence genome containing:
- the c15h1orf131 gene encoding uncharacterized protein C1orf131 homolog; amino-acid sequence: MDGGKDEDCLFLERVLDSLYDFGSEKKKNLKTQKKKKRKRCEEQEEEVELHTAKETCREAEVYRGAEQQPNTEIKGSSIQLEDKVEVVTFQDPRKKTKQTPVSTKIPVISGQKAEQKQIIQQEQLSLEKARLEVHRFGITGYKKEQQRVFEQDRAIMLGARPPKKDYVNYKGLQEQIKEKKQKVKEEFQQDKKKKKKSNQRNQKKQPAFSSGVAPSGQVGRFKNGMLILSSKEIQKIKGKK